GTGAGTGGTAATAATCCGATTCTCGGATACGCGGCTCTCTTTCAGGGCGTGTTCGGGGATATGTATTACTTCGGTGAAACACTCCGGATGATGACGCCGCTCATATTGTCCGGACTCGCCGTGGCTTTTGCCTTCCGTACCGGTTTGTTGAACATCGGTGTTGAAGGACAGCTCATCGTCGGGTGGCTGGCGGCGGTTGTAGTAGGGATTTACGTTGACGGACCGATGGCTTTTGTACTTGCTATTGCAGCTGGTGCTGTAGCCGGGGGGCTTTGGGGATTTGTCCCGGGTTTTTTGAAAGCCAGATATGAGGTTCACGAAGTTATCGTCACGATTATGATGAACTACATTGCCCTTCATGTGAGCAATCATTTTATCCGTAATTATTTACTTGCAAGCGGGCAACGTACGGAGTTTGTAAACCAGTCAGCGTCCATATCCTCCCCGTTTCTTGAGAGTCTGACGGACTTCTCGAGACTTCACTGGGGATTTGCCATAGCAATTGGAGCCTGTGTTGTCATGTGGTTTATCCTTTGGAAAACAAACAAAGGATATGAGCTTCGTGCGGTAGGTTACAACAAAAATGCCTCTTCATACGCAGGTATGAATGTTAAAACAAACATTGTTCTTTCCATGGTCATCTCAGGCGGGTTTGCCGGTGTCGGTGGAGCGATGGAAGGGCTTGGAACGTATGGTTACGCTCAGATTCTCTCAGGATTTACGAATCTCGGATTTGACGGAATCGCTGTTGCACTTCTTGGTGCAAGCACATCTGTCGGGATCTTCCTTGCTGCATTTTTGTTCGGGGGACTGAAAATTGGTGCCTCAAACATGCAGTCAGCTGCAGGAGTTGCTCCCGAGCTTGTTGAGATTGTTATCGCCCTGATTATTTTCTTTGTAGCCTCCAGCTACTTAATTCGCTGGATTCTTGGCCGTCTTCAGCAAAATAAGGAGGAGAAATAAATGGATATCCTTCAGATTTTATATACGATAATTCCAGCGGCTTTAATTGCGGCCACTCCTCTGATTTTTACTGCTCTCGGCGGCTTGTTCAGTGAACGGTCCGGTGTTGTAAACATCGGTCTTGAAGGTCTGATGGTCATTGGAGCTTTCAGTGGTATTCTTGCAACACTCTGGTTTGAGTCTATGGGGCTTGGTTATGCATCACCGTGGATTGCTCTCCTCGTTGCTATGCTGTGCGGCGCCCTGTTTTCTCTTTTCCATGCCGTTGCATCCATCACCCTCCGTGCGGACCAGATTGTAAGTGGTGTTGCCCTTAACTTTCTGGCTGTAGGTCTTGCTGTTTTCACCGTCCGTGAAATCTTTGACCGTGGTCAGACAGATTACATCAGTGCCCGTATCTTCCGGACGAATGTACCGTTTTTAAGCGACATTCCGATTATCGGACCTATGTTTTTCAGCCGTGTTTATGCAACAACGTATATTGCCATTATCCTGGCTGTTGTTGTATGGTATGTGGTGTTCAAAACACCGTTTGGTCTTCGTCTTCGCTCGGTCGGGGAACACCCGATGGCAGCCGACACAATGGGGATTAAGGTAAACCGCATGCGTTACATCGCCGTGATGCTCAGTGGAGCCTTTGCAGGTGTCGGAGGAGCTGTATTTGCCATTACGACATCGGCTAACTTCGCCGGGAATACGATCGTAGGTCAGGGTTTCATGGCACTGGCAGCGTTGATCTTCGGTAAGTGGCATCCTTTTGGTGCTCTTGGAGCTGCTATTTTCTTCGGGCTTGCCCAGGCGTTAAGCCTGACCGGCCAGCAGATTCCTGCACTTTCACAGGTGCCTCAGGTGTATCTGCTGATTGCACCGTACGTGTTAACCATTCTGGCGCTGGCAGGCTTTGTTGGAAAAGCTCATCCGCCAAATGCGATTGGTAAACCTTATGAAAAGGGAAGCCGCTAACCGTATAGATAGGGACTATCACCCGCTGGGTCTTTTGATCCTGCGGGTGTTTTTGTATTCCAAAATCCGACAAGGTCTTTTATACTGAATATATAGTACCAGCAGGGGGTATTATGTCCTGAGATCACCAACTACAGAGAGTGGACATTTACACAGTGGTCATAAATGCAAGGGGAAACATGAAAGGAAGAAAACTCATGAAAGTTAATCATGTGAATGCCGTATGCAGGGCAGCAAAAGGAATTTTATCAAGCCATTTTGGACTGGACGTTGAATATAAAACCCCCGTGGCGGGGGCAAATGCGATTCCGTCTAATGACGTATCCGTTGTCCTTGGTGTGAATGGTGAAGTGAACGGCCAGATTGTCTGTGCAATAAATGAACAAACAGCTAAAAATATCGTCGGTATGATGATGGGCGGCATGACAATCGAAAAACTGGATGATATGTACTGGAGTGCAATCCAGGAGTTTGGAAACTGGGTGGCAGGATCGACAGCTACAGAGTTATCAAAGGAAAACTGTCTTATTGATGTAACACCGCCAATGGTAAACGACGGACAGTCGAATTACCGATCCTCGGAACAGTTTATTACTGTTCCTCTTGCAAGCTCACTAGGACTGATCGACATCCATATTTCCCTGTACCAAAAAGCCAGCTGATAACAAAGAAAGACGTCCGCCCCATTAGGCAGACGTCTTTCTTTTAGAGTCTGGTTTTGTGAACCTCTTAACTCAGGGTCTGACCCTCTGTTAATGGGTTCACATACTTGGGGGGCATTATTACCCAGGAAATGACACAGACTGACGTTATCCATTGCTTTTCGTCTGCATTCGTAATAAATTTAAGAAGACAGGCATGAGACTTGGTTTAGAGAAAGGAAGATTTGGATGTCAACTTTGGATATGTCGAAGTTTGAGAAGAAAATCATTATCAGAAACATTAAAGCGAAAGACATAGATAAAATCATTCAGCTGTCGAAAACGTGTTTCCCAAATATGGAAGCGTGGAAGCGTGAGCAGCTGAGAAGCCACATTGAACTTTTCCCGGAGGGGCAGTTTTGTGTGGAGTACGACGGTCAGATTATCGGCTCCTGCTCGAGCCTCATCATTAACTTTGATGAGTACGACGATCAGCACACGTGGGATGAGATCACAGACGAAGGATACATCACAAACCACGACCCGGAAGGCTACAACCTTTACGGAATCGAAATTATGGTTGACCCGAACTTCCGCCGCATGAAAATCGGACGCAGACTTTACGAGGCTCGTAAGGATCTGGCCCGAAAACTGAACCTGAAAAGTATCATCATCGGAGGGAGGATTCCAAACTACAACAAACACTCAGACGATATGTCTCCTAGAGAATACGTAGAAGAAGTGATTCACCACAACGTATACGATCCGGTACTTACTTTTCAGGTAATGAACGGTTTCAGCCTGAAGCGGGTAAACCGCAATTACCTGAAAGACGACAAGGCTTCCATGAAGTACGCCACTTTGATGGAGTGGAACAACGTCGACTACCAGCCGACGACGAAACGCCACTTTAAAACGGCGTTCCCGGTCAGGATCTGTGTCATACAGTACATGATGAAAAAGATCAATTCGTTCGAGGAGTTCGCCCAGCAGTGTGAGTATTACGCTGATGTAGGGGCGAGCTACAGTTCCGACTTTGTTGTATTTCCGGAGATTTTCACCACCCAGCTTCTTTCATTCATCGATGAGAAGAGCCCGAGCCGCGCAATCAGACGCCTGACAGAGTTTACAGAAGACTACATCCAGGTGTTCACTGATCTTGCTGTAAAATACAACGTAAACATCATCGGAGGCTCCCACTTTGTTGAAGAAGACGGGGACATCTACAACATTGCCTATCTGTTCAGACGTGACGGAACGATTGAAAAGCAGTACAAAATCCACATCACACCAAACGAACGTAAATTCTGGGGAATCCGCGGTGGTGACAAAATTGAAGTGTTTGACACAGACTGCGGGAAGATCGCCATTCAAATCTGTTATGACATCGAGTTCCCGGAGCTTGGCCGTATCGCAACAGAAAAAGGAGCAAACATCATCTTTACCCCGTTCTGTACAGACGAGCGTCAGGGGTATCTACGAGTAAGGTACTGTGCCCAGGCCCGTGCGGTTGAAAACCAGGTATATACGGTTATCAGTGGTACTGTCGGTAACCTGACTCACGTAGAGAACATGGACATTCAGTATGCTCAGTCCGGCATCTTCACACCGTCTGATTTCGGCTTCGCCCGGGACGGTATCGTCGGGGAGTGTCACCCGAATATTGAGACCGTCGTTGTAGGAGACGTGGACACAGAGCTGATCCGGCGGTCCCGTAAATCAGGAAACGTGACTCAGTGGAAAGACCGCAGAAAAGATTTATACGAAATCAAATCAGACTGCTGATGTGAAAAAATCCCTTCCCGAAATTATCGGGGAGGGATTTTTGTATGGTTATTTTCCCTGGACAAGTTTCATAAAAATAAGAGTAAACCGTCCATTGCTGTTTATTTATCCGAAAGTTGGACCATGATGAAAAAAGAAAGGGGAGACAATCATGAACGAGCAAACCACACCAAAACGCGATAAGCTGCCTTCATGGAAAACGCCCGCTGCCATTGCGATGATCTTTCTGTGGGTCACGACGGCTTTTTTTCTCTGGCTTCCGAGTCAACTGGATAAAGAAGAGCAGATTGCTGAGCCGGACTGGTCGGTTCAGGTTTATACAAGGGAAAACCCTCTTAGGGAAGGCGGAGATGTTACTCTGCAGGTTTTTGTGTTTGATAAAGAAACGAAAGACCCTGTAAGAGGTGCAGACATCGACGCCAGCTTTGATTTCAGGGACGATCCGATCATTCTTCACTACGTTGAAAACGGTCTTTATGAAAATGTAAGCCGGATCTCTGAAAATGAAGTATTAAGCGGTACTGTCACAATAAGAATGCAGGGGGCGGAACAAACCCGTACCTTTGAATTCCCCGTGGAGCCTTTTGCCGATGAGTGGGAGAATATATCTGCTTTTTATATGGAAAAAACAGAGGCGGTTTCTCAGTGAGGTTGATTGAGGAAGCGCTTTTTTACTTTCTCTGGGAGCGTATCTGAAATTCTTAACATTCACCCGTGAATTCCCAACAATCATCCCCTGATCCTTAACACAAATCCGAAATAACCCCACGCCTCCACTCCGACTGTGAGCCCCTAACCCCTACCGCTTTAAAACACTTCTCTCATACTCTTTCAGCAGTTCGTCA
This DNA window, taken from Alteribacter keqinensis, encodes the following:
- a CDS encoding ABC transporter permease; this translates as MMKRILVGARGKSFGLIVPLIAIAFGFLAGGLIMLVSGNNPILGYAALFQGVFGDMYYFGETLRMMTPLILSGLAVAFAFRTGLLNIGVEGQLIVGWLAAVVVGIYVDGPMAFVLAIAAGAVAGGLWGFVPGFLKARYEVHEVIVTIMMNYIALHVSNHFIRNYLLASGQRTEFVNQSASISSPFLESLTDFSRLHWGFAIAIGACVVMWFILWKTNKGYELRAVGYNKNASSYAGMNVKTNIVLSMVISGGFAGVGGAMEGLGTYGYAQILSGFTNLGFDGIAVALLGASTSVGIFLAAFLFGGLKIGASNMQSAAGVAPELVEIVIALIIFFVASSYLIRWILGRLQQNKEEK
- a CDS encoding ABC transporter permease; amino-acid sequence: MDILQILYTIIPAALIAATPLIFTALGGLFSERSGVVNIGLEGLMVIGAFSGILATLWFESMGLGYASPWIALLVAMLCGALFSLFHAVASITLRADQIVSGVALNFLAVGLAVFTVREIFDRGQTDYISARIFRTNVPFLSDIPIIGPMFFSRVYATTYIAIILAVVVWYVVFKTPFGLRLRSVGEHPMAADTMGIKVNRMRYIAVMLSGAFAGVGGAVFAITTSANFAGNTIVGQGFMALAALIFGKWHPFGALGAAIFFGLAQALSLTGQQIPALSQVPQVYLLIAPYVLTILALAGFVGKAHPPNAIGKPYEKGSR
- a CDS encoding chemotaxis protein CheX, which gives rise to MKVNHVNAVCRAAKGILSSHFGLDVEYKTPVAGANAIPSNDVSVVLGVNGEVNGQIVCAINEQTAKNIVGMMMGGMTIEKLDDMYWSAIQEFGNWVAGSTATELSKENCLIDVTPPMVNDGQSNYRSSEQFITVPLASSLGLIDIHISLYQKAS
- a CDS encoding bifunctional GNAT family N-acetyltransferase/carbon-nitrogen hydrolase family protein; this encodes MSTLDMSKFEKKIIIRNIKAKDIDKIIQLSKTCFPNMEAWKREQLRSHIELFPEGQFCVEYDGQIIGSCSSLIINFDEYDDQHTWDEITDEGYITNHDPEGYNLYGIEIMVDPNFRRMKIGRRLYEARKDLARKLNLKSIIIGGRIPNYNKHSDDMSPREYVEEVIHHNVYDPVLTFQVMNGFSLKRVNRNYLKDDKASMKYATLMEWNNVDYQPTTKRHFKTAFPVRICVIQYMMKKINSFEEFAQQCEYYADVGASYSSDFVVFPEIFTTQLLSFIDEKSPSRAIRRLTEFTEDYIQVFTDLAVKYNVNIIGGSHFVEEDGDIYNIAYLFRRDGTIEKQYKIHITPNERKFWGIRGGDKIEVFDTDCGKIAIQICYDIEFPELGRIATEKGANIIFTPFCTDERQGYLRVRYCAQARAVENQVYTVISGTVGNLTHVENMDIQYAQSGIFTPSDFGFARDGIVGECHPNIETVVVGDVDTELIRRSRKSGNVTQWKDRRKDLYEIKSDC